From the Hydrogenobacter sp. genome, one window contains:
- a CDS encoding OmpA family protein, which translates to MKKILMVYLVCIFSAVVYAQEYSFNIMDGINEALRIVEVAYKSGAEEKDRYHFEKARAYSDVSVYLASEQDGIGSKMFAIKSMSSASKALGGLKGLDNLDIVENKELEKASGLSLREINERLRYLRENKGDNCAPQELARAEVAYDALVYEIKKEKINQIAFMKFYNDAVNSSLIAQEKLRSAIDNKLECYTGKVEVPKAELQKEYQTTKEEERPKEKAPKEEPLMVTARIHFDFDRYNIKRDYIPLLNEVVKTLKENPNVRVRIEGYTDNIGTKAYNDKLALKRAKAVKDYLVKHGIEESRIDTVGFGKERYIAENRTSIGRFTNRRADFIILRLSSQ; encoded by the coding sequence ATGAAAAAAATTCTGATGGTATATCTGGTATGTATATTTTCTGCAGTTGTATACGCTCAAGAATACAGTTTCAACATTATGGACGGCATAAACGAAGCTCTTAGAATCGTGGAAGTAGCCTACAAATCAGGTGCAGAAGAAAAAGATAGGTATCATTTTGAGAAGGCAAGAGCTTACAGCGATGTTTCCGTATATTTAGCTTCTGAACAGGACGGTATAGGCTCAAAAATGTTTGCTATAAAGAGCATGAGTTCCGCATCAAAAGCTCTGGGGGGACTAAAGGGGTTGGATAATCTGGATATTGTGGAAAATAAAGAACTTGAAAAGGCAAGCGGATTGAGCCTAAGGGAAATAAACGAAAGACTCCGTTATTTGAGGGAAAATAAGGGGGATAATTGCGCACCTCAAGAGCTTGCGCGGGCAGAAGTTGCTTATGACGCACTCGTATACGAAATTAAAAAGGAAAAGATAAATCAGATAGCGTTTATGAAGTTTTACAATGATGCGGTAAATAGCAGTTTGATCGCTCAGGAAAAGCTGAGATCCGCAATAGATAACAAATTAGAGTGTTATACAGGTAAAGTTGAAGTGCCAAAAGCTGAACTACAAAAAGAATATCAGACAACCAAGGAGGAAGAGAGACCCAAAGAGAAAGCTCCTAAGGAAGAACCTCTTATGGTAACCGCAAGAATTCACTTTGACTTTGATAGGTATAACATAAAGAGGGATTACATACCACTTCTTAACGAAGTGGTAAAAACCCTCAAAGAAAATCCCAACGTAAGGGTAAGGATTGAAGGTTATACTGACAACATAGGGACTAAAGCATACAATGACAAACTCGCTTTGAAAAGGGCGAAAGCTGTAAAGGATTATCTGGTTAAGCACGGAATAGAAGAAAGTAGAATAGATACGGTAGGTTTTGGAAAGGAAAGGTATATAGCCGAAAACAGAACATCCATTGGGAGATTTACAAACAGAAGGGCTGACTTCATCATTTTGAGACTTTCTTCTCAGTAA
- a CDS encoding heme-copper oxidase subunit III has product MAQHEVHHHLGAHETSFWPLPVGIGVLLLPIALTSYFAWHQPILGLVLGGVSVLLMVFGLIGWADEFFKKGHEEGLGSLAITLFIATEVIIFGTMFAAFWTARVTHADIWHSWVPHMNFVIPAILTLILWASSFTILISEKSAEGGKRGSSILWLIATLFLGIAFVVIHFNEWQHLWHEGFTLSSNMYGTGFYALTGIHTSHVIVGLISQLYVLWLLLSGRMSSHRTTMFKAVSIYWHFVDLMWLLVASSAYIIGGLV; this is encoded by the coding sequence ATGGCACAACACGAGGTGCATCATCACCTTGGGGCACACGAAACGAGTTTCTGGCCCCTACCTGTGGGTATAGGTGTCCTTCTGCTACCCATAGCTCTAACTTCCTACTTTGCGTGGCACCAACCTATACTTGGACTCGTACTTGGAGGTGTATCAGTCCTGCTTATGGTTTTTGGACTCATAGGCTGGGCTGACGAATTTTTTAAGAAAGGTCATGAAGAAGGGCTTGGTAGCCTTGCCATTACGCTCTTTATAGCAACGGAAGTGATCATCTTCGGTACTATGTTTGCCGCCTTTTGGACAGCGAGAGTTACGCATGCGGACATATGGCACAGTTGGGTACCGCATATGAACTTCGTCATACCTGCCATACTGACCCTCATACTTTGGGCTTCCAGCTTTACCATACTAATCTCTGAAAAATCAGCCGAAGGAGGCAAAAGGGGATCGTCTATACTCTGGCTCATAGCTACACTTTTTTTAGGCATAGCCTTCGTAGTCATACACTTTAATGAATGGCAACACCTGTGGCATGAAGGATTTACACTAAGTTCAAACATGTATGGTACAGGTTTTTATGCTCTTACCGGTATACACACATCCCACGTAATCGTAGGTCTCATATCCCAGCTCTACGTTCTTTGGCTACTACTTTCTGGCAGAATGTCCTCTCACAGAACGACCATGTTCAAAGCTGTAAGTATATACTGGCATTTTGTAGACCTCATGTGGCTTCTCGTTGCAAGCAGTGCATACATCATAGGAGGTCTCGTGTGA
- a CDS encoding SCO family protein, translated as MKGLFFILLLVSLSFSYDKLPKNSYFDPSVLEIQQDLYLGKKLKDYTILTDKGWSSLYKVVDKKPTILQLAYYTCDASCPILTENLLKAVKDLDGNGFNVLVLSFDKRDSMDTLKAFKEKLGRVPQNWTFGILQEEDIKDLTKSVGFRFFFSERDRTFIHPNTLIFLSPDAKVMRYLFGTFPKTKDIKLALIDAQRDKPTINNIVDLALLACYRYDPSRSKYVIDPLVIFAVMGFSLLGVTGLLTLTFKKVQEV; from the coding sequence GTGAAAGGGCTTTTCTTCATCCTTCTCCTTGTGAGCTTATCATTCTCTTACGACAAACTTCCCAAAAACTCTTACTTTGATCCTTCGGTATTGGAGATTCAGCAAGACCTATATTTAGGCAAGAAATTGAAAGATTACACCATACTTACAGACAAAGGGTGGTCAAGTCTTTACAAGGTGGTAGATAAAAAACCCACCATACTTCAGCTTGCCTATTATACGTGTGACGCATCCTGCCCCATACTTACAGAAAATCTGCTCAAAGCGGTGAAGGATCTTGATGGCAATGGTTTCAATGTGCTTGTCCTTTCCTTTGACAAAAGGGACAGCATGGATACTTTGAAGGCTTTTAAGGAAAAGCTTGGGAGAGTTCCACAAAACTGGACTTTCGGTATTTTACAGGAGGAGGATATCAAAGATCTTACAAAGAGTGTAGGATTCAGGTTCTTTTTCTCAGAAAGGGACAGGACTTTTATCCATCCGAATACTCTTATATTTCTCTCTCCTGATGCAAAAGTCATGAGATACCTTTTTGGAACTTTTCCGAAAACTAAGGATATAAAACTTGCGCTTATTGATGCCCAAAGGGACAAACCTACCATCAACAATATAGTGGATCTCGCTCTGCTCGCTTGTTACAGGTACGATCCGAGCAGGAGCAAGTACGTCATAGATCCGCTCGTGATTTTTGCGGTAATGGGTTTTAGCCTTTTAGGTGTTACAGGCTTATTAACTTTGACTTTTAAGAAAGTTCAGGAGGTATAA
- the coxB gene encoding cytochrome c oxidase subunit II gives MSIEPLAYPANLWDRIYDIWLFIAIVIYLVVAIPMLYFMIKYRYKPGKNEEGEHIEGNNALEVTWTVIPLLIVIYLATQSFVFYRQQRNAPQGAMEIKVTGFMWGWEVDYPTGKKVFAFFSPDYKIPEEQKIVLPAGKPIKVLLTSRDVIHSFYVRPAKVMEDAVPGRITHLWFQINKPGEYWAFCREYCGTQHSHMVAIIKVVPQEEFDKWVRAGVTQSASSLELASNAKEVQ, from the coding sequence ATGAGCATTGAGCCACTCGCTTATCCTGCAAATCTGTGGGACAGAATATACGATATCTGGCTATTTATAGCGATTGTGATCTATCTTGTAGTTGCCATACCCATGCTTTACTTTATGATAAAGTACAGATACAAACCCGGAAAGAACGAAGAAGGTGAGCATATTGAGGGAAATAACGCCCTTGAAGTTACGTGGACAGTTATACCTCTCCTCATAGTCATATACTTAGCTACACAGAGTTTCGTTTTCTACAGACAGCAAAGGAACGCACCGCAGGGTGCTATGGAAATTAAAGTGACAGGGTTTATGTGGGGATGGGAAGTGGATTACCCTACAGGAAAAAAGGTTTTTGCTTTCTTCAGTCCCGACTACAAGATACCTGAAGAACAGAAGATAGTCCTTCCCGCTGGCAAACCAATCAAAGTGCTTCTCACCTCAAGGGATGTGATACACTCCTTTTATGTGCGTCCTGCTAAGGTTATGGAGGATGCTGTGCCTGGAAGGATAACGCATCTGTGGTTTCAAATAAACAAACCTGGTGAATATTGGGCTTTCTGTAGAGAGTACTGTGGTACACAACACTCGCATATGGTTGCTATAATAAAAGTGGTCCCTCAGGAAGAGTTTGATAAGTGGGTAAGAGCTGGTGTAACTCAATCGGCAAGTAGTCTTGAGTTAGCAAGTAACGCAAAGGAGGTGCAGTGA
- a CDS encoding cbb3-type cytochrome c oxidase subunit I: MAAVGVYRPWYSAGIREWIFTTDHKKIAVFYGVTTLLFFIVAGLMALGIRLELWQPGLQFMSPETYNYLLTGHGVVMLLWWAIGVWSAFANFLIPLMIGARDVAFPRLNALSWWTFFAASVLVLLTLIPSNHIRMMWTGYPPYSLNDDAGTTALYVFIVHLVGASSIMGAVNFITTTLRMRAPGVTLKNMNLILHGIMAANVIQLLGVPSFAGAVTMLFLDKYLGTNFFNPNLGGDPLIYENVFWFYSHPAVYVMILPAFGVFSEVIATFSRKPIFGQVTMVFAIWAIALLGFMVWVHHLFTSGIPDWVRIVFSYTTVLIGVPTGIKIFNWVATLHKGSIRYTTPMLFTLGGIFMFLIGGLTGIPLALPSFDINAQDSQFVVAHFHYVLGMATTLGAFSGIYYWFPKLTGRMYNEKLGKISFWIIMIGSNLFYFFQFIIGLEGMPRRYADYPPIPEFIELQHIQTIGAFILAFGIFLSLINWIISAVKGKEAGSNPWGSNSLEWQIPSPPPPHNFDRIPELPSDWDPYDYNHKPQHS; encoded by the coding sequence ATGGCAGCTGTAGGCGTTTACAGACCCTGGTACAGTGCAGGTATCAGGGAATGGATCTTTACAACTGATCACAAGAAGATAGCCGTTTTTTACGGCGTAACTACCCTGCTTTTCTTTATAGTTGCGGGCTTGATGGCTCTCGGTATAAGACTGGAGCTTTGGCAACCTGGACTTCAGTTTATGTCTCCAGAAACATACAATTACCTTCTTACCGGACATGGTGTTGTTATGCTTTTATGGTGGGCGATAGGTGTGTGGAGCGCTTTTGCCAATTTCTTAATCCCTCTAATGATAGGAGCTAGAGATGTTGCTTTCCCTAGGCTCAATGCCCTTAGCTGGTGGACATTCTTCGCAGCAAGTGTACTTGTGCTTTTGACTCTCATACCTTCCAATCACATAAGGATGATGTGGACAGGATACCCACCTTACTCGTTGAATGATGATGCAGGTACCACAGCCCTCTACGTTTTCATAGTTCATCTCGTAGGTGCGTCTTCTATTATGGGTGCGGTTAACTTTATTACTACCACTCTAAGAATGAGAGCGCCGGGAGTAACACTCAAAAATATGAACTTGATACTTCACGGTATAATGGCTGCCAACGTTATACAGCTGTTAGGCGTGCCTTCCTTTGCAGGTGCGGTTACCATGCTCTTTCTTGACAAGTACCTTGGGACCAACTTCTTCAATCCGAATCTTGGTGGAGATCCCCTCATATACGAAAACGTATTTTGGTTTTACTCGCATCCGGCGGTTTACGTGATGATATTACCAGCCTTTGGCGTTTTTTCGGAAGTCATAGCAACCTTTTCAAGAAAACCTATCTTCGGACAAGTTACGATGGTATTTGCCATATGGGCGATAGCCCTTCTGGGATTCATGGTCTGGGTGCATCACCTCTTTACCTCAGGGATACCGGATTGGGTGAGGATCGTTTTCTCTTACACGACGGTTCTCATAGGTGTTCCAACAGGTATAAAGATCTTTAACTGGGTCGCAACCCTTCACAAAGGCTCTATAAGGTACACTACACCGATGCTATTTACCTTAGGCGGTATATTCATGTTTCTCATAGGAGGTCTTACCGGTATACCTCTTGCACTCCCATCCTTTGACATAAACGCTCAGGACTCTCAATTCGTTGTGGCACATTTCCATTATGTCCTTGGAATGGCTACAACCCTTGGAGCCTTTAGTGGGATATATTATTGGTTTCCTAAGCTTACCGGTAGAATGTACAATGAAAAGCTCGGAAAGATCAGCTTCTGGATAATTATGATAGGATCAAACCTCTTTTACTTCTTCCAGTTCATCATAGGTCTTGAAGGTATGCCCAGAAGATACGCAGACTACCCGCCTATACCCGAATTCATAGAGCTTCAGCACATACAGACGATAGGAGCTTTTATCCTTGCCTTTGGTATTTTCCTTAGCCTCATAAACTGGATAATCTCAGCTGTAAAAGGTAAAGAAGCCGGTTCAAATCCATGGGGTTCCAACTCCTTAGAATGGCAGATACCTTCACCACCACCTCCTCACAACTTTGATCGTATTCCCGAACTACCTTCTGACTGGGATCCTTACGATTATAATCATAAACCTCAACACTCTTGA
- a CDS encoding AarF/ABC1/UbiB kinase family protein, whose product MGHIKRKAQMAKVMAKHGFGLLLFRLGLGHLVPFHWGLFGHRKKEKPYRPEEHLRLAFEELGPTFIKLGQILSVRPDLLPEEYIDELSKLQDRVPPSDTASIKKVMEEELGKSVEELFEYFEETPIASASIGQVHRAILKSGEKVVLKVQKPEVEKQIMEDLEVFEELIETVTRSELGRRWDLRSLFEEFSYTIKNELDYIREGRNCDTFRKNFKGDPDIYIPKVFWEYTTRKVLCLEYVGGIKINSLEELKREGHDLKRLARKGTGMYLKMIFRDGFFHADPHPGNLLVMKDGRIALLDHGMVGTIDSMGRLNLFQLMYGIVKGDTDLVMDAVYDLGVQTKRGSDQFLKRELEILFSYYFMQPIREIKLSKIVNDTLKLSYKYGMKIPSDLYLLLKTLALAEGTGIQLDPNFRLIEKIEPVVKRGFRQMILPMLTKREVLRNTLMATKLGLQAVSKTKKFLRDLERGEVRVSVDYTGEERLIEDLRKDINRLAMSVITLGFLLMTTLIVLFVAPYIIKEYIVYAILILTLFMLIYGFMKLKAT is encoded by the coding sequence ATGGGTCATATAAAGAGAAAAGCCCAGATGGCAAAGGTTATGGCAAAGCACGGCTTTGGGCTTTTACTTTTCAGGCTTGGGCTTGGACACCTTGTGCCTTTTCATTGGGGTCTTTTTGGACACAGAAAAAAAGAAAAACCTTACAGACCGGAAGAACATCTAAGGCTTGCCTTTGAAGAGCTTGGTCCCACCTTTATAAAGCTTGGGCAAATACTAAGTGTAAGACCAGACCTGCTACCCGAGGAGTATATTGATGAGCTTTCTAAACTACAGGATAGAGTGCCACCCTCCGATACAGCGTCTATAAAAAAGGTTATGGAAGAGGAGCTCGGTAAAAGTGTAGAAGAGCTCTTTGAATACTTTGAGGAAACACCGATAGCTTCAGCCTCTATAGGTCAAGTGCATAGAGCAATTCTCAAGAGTGGGGAGAAGGTTGTCCTAAAAGTTCAAAAGCCAGAGGTGGAAAAACAGATAATGGAAGACCTTGAAGTTTTTGAAGAACTGATAGAAACAGTTACAAGAAGCGAGCTGGGAAGAAGATGGGATTTAAGATCCCTTTTTGAGGAATTCTCCTACACGATAAAAAATGAGCTTGATTACATAAGGGAAGGTAGGAACTGCGACACCTTTAGAAAGAACTTTAAGGGAGACCCTGACATATACATACCAAAGGTCTTTTGGGAATATACGACAAGGAAAGTCTTATGCCTTGAATATGTGGGAGGAATAAAGATAAACAGCCTTGAAGAGCTTAAAAGGGAGGGACATGACCTTAAAAGGCTTGCAAGGAAAGGCACAGGTATGTATTTGAAGATGATATTCAGAGATGGCTTTTTCCATGCAGACCCGCATCCGGGAAACCTTCTTGTTATGAAAGATGGAAGGATAGCCCTCCTTGACCATGGTATGGTGGGAACCATAGACAGCATGGGAAGGCTAAACCTATTCCAGTTAATGTATGGCATAGTTAAGGGGGATACGGACCTTGTAATGGATGCGGTCTATGACCTTGGCGTGCAGACAAAGAGGGGAAGCGATCAGTTTTTAAAGAGGGAGCTTGAAATCCTATTTTCCTACTACTTTATGCAACCCATAAGGGAAATTAAGCTTTCAAAGATAGTAAATGATACGCTTAAGCTTTCTTATAAATATGGCATGAAGATACCCTCCGACCTTTACCTGCTTTTAAAGACCTTAGCCCTTGCAGAAGGCACAGGCATACAACTTGACCCAAACTTTAGGCTTATTGAAAAGATTGAGCCTGTTGTTAAAAGAGGCTTTAGACAGATGATTCTGCCTATGCTCACTAAGAGAGAAGTTTTAAGAAATACACTAATGGCTACAAAGTTGGGACTACAGGCTGTTTCAAAAACAAAGAAATTCCTGAGAGATTTGGAAAGGGGAGAGGTAAGGGTTTCCGTTGATTACACAGGTGAGGAAAGGCTCATAGAAGACCTCAGGAAGGATATAAACAGGCTTGCCATGAGTGTAATAACCCTCGGCTTCCTTCTTATGACAACCCTTATAGTCCTTTTTGTTGCACCTTACATAATAAAGGAGTATATAGTCTATGCAATTCTCATACTGACCCTCTTCATGCTCATATACGGCTTTATGAAGCTAAAAGCCACATGA
- the sucC gene encoding ADP-forming succinate--CoA ligase subunit beta: MKLHEHQSKEILKKYGLPVPEGRVAFSLQEACQVAEELGEFPLVVKAQVHCGGRGKAGGVKLVKNMEELQQAVEGMLGKVLKTFQCPDGKPVSRVWIEKATNIEKEYYLSITLDRSVSKPILMASAEGGMEIEEVAKEKPEAIIMFHIDPALGLMPSQARRIAFRLGLPINEFVKIALALYKAYMDLDASLVEINPLVLTKEGNLVLLDAKVELDDNALIRHKDLEELEDLTQLDPLEVEAKRYNLNYIKLDGNIGCMVNGAGLAMTTMDIIKLAGGNPANFLDVGGGANVEQIANAFRILMADKNVKAVFINIFGGILRCDRLAQGLIEAAKMVDIKVPVVVRMEGTNVEEGKKLLKESGLNFITAEDMWDGAKKAVELASVFK, translated from the coding sequence ATGAAACTGCACGAGCATCAGTCAAAAGAAATTCTAAAAAAGTATGGCCTTCCTGTACCAGAGGGTAGAGTAGCCTTTAGCCTTCAAGAAGCCTGTCAAGTAGCAGAGGAGCTTGGTGAATTTCCCCTCGTGGTAAAGGCTCAGGTGCATTGTGGAGGTAGAGGAAAGGCTGGTGGTGTAAAGCTTGTGAAAAACATGGAAGAGCTACAGCAGGCAGTGGAGGGAATGCTGGGAAAGGTTTTAAAGACTTTCCAATGTCCTGATGGAAAGCCTGTAAGTAGAGTATGGATAGAGAAGGCAACGAATATTGAAAAGGAGTATTACCTCTCCATAACCCTTGACAGGTCTGTCTCAAAGCCTATCTTGATGGCCTCCGCGGAAGGTGGTATGGAAATAGAAGAGGTAGCAAAAGAAAAGCCAGAAGCCATAATCATGTTCCACATAGACCCAGCCCTTGGCCTCATGCCTTCTCAGGCAAGGAGAATAGCCTTCAGACTGGGACTTCCAATAAATGAATTTGTAAAGATAGCTCTGGCTCTCTACAAAGCATATATGGATTTGGATGCAAGCCTTGTGGAGATAAACCCGCTTGTGCTTACAAAGGAAGGAAATCTCGTGCTTTTAGATGCAAAGGTGGAGCTGGACGACAATGCCCTTATAAGGCACAAGGATCTTGAAGAGCTGGAAGACCTCACCCAGCTTGACCCTCTTGAGGTAGAAGCAAAACGCTACAACCTTAACTACATAAAACTGGATGGAAACATTGGCTGTATGGTAAATGGTGCGGGACTTGCCATGACCACCATGGACATAATAAAGCTTGCTGGAGGTAATCCTGCCAACTTCCTTGATGTGGGTGGTGGTGCCAATGTGGAACAAATAGCCAATGCCTTTAGAATCCTTATGGCGGATAAAAATGTCAAGGCGGTTTTCATAAATATCTTTGGTGGCATCCTCAGATGCGACAGGCTGGCTCAGGGTCTCATAGAGGCGGCAAAGATGGTAGATATAAAGGTACCTGTGGTAGTCAGGATGGAAGGCACGAATGTGGAAGAAGGTAAAAAACTCCTAAAAGAATCAGGTCTTAACTTCATCACGGCAGAAGATATGTGGGATGGAGCAAAAAAGGCTGTGGAGCTGGCAAGTGTTTTCAAGTAA
- a CDS encoding restriction endonuclease yields MLSVNEVLNHVLSATVDKPETGADRKHIKSTVIEKLLKEGIISERDLQDRLKSGYPRIPKVIEWAISHLNKAGLIENVRRGVYRITDEGKKVLGAGIKVDINYLKANYRNYKEWIGGKSSYSEVKDRGKTGESLILISPEEAIEDAYERLQDELKQKLLEKLKNISPQNFEGLILKLFRELGYGEPKETPQTRDDGVDGIVKSDKLGLDEIYIQAKRWSDNKVGARVVNEFIGVLTRKGASVGILITTSDFTPDAFRTVEEAKASGKKIVLINGDKLATLMIEHNVGVYVKSVYEIKDIDENFFEED; encoded by the coding sequence ATGCTATCCGTTAATGAAGTTCTTAATCATGTGCTTTCTGCTACTGTAGATAAACCTGAAACGGGAGCGGATAGAAAGCATATAAAATCAACTGTTATAGAAAAGCTTTTAAAAGAGGGCATCATATCTGAAAGGGATTTACAGGATAGGTTAAAGAGCGGGTATCCACGCATACCAAAAGTTATTGAGTGGGCCATATCACACTTAAATAAAGCTGGGCTTATTGAAAATGTTAGGAGAGGTGTCTATAGAATTACTGATGAGGGGAAAAAGGTATTAGGAGCTGGTATCAAAGTAGATATAAATTACCTAAAGGCGAACTATCGTAACTACAAAGAATGGATAGGAGGAAAATCTTCATATAGCGAGGTAAAAGATAGAGGTAAAACTGGTGAGAGTCTAATTCTTATTTCTCCTGAAGAAGCTATAGAAGATGCGTATGAAAGACTACAGGATGAGCTGAAACAGAAATTACTTGAAAAGTTAAAAAATATAAGTCCGCAGAATTTTGAAGGGCTAATACTCAAACTCTTTAGAGAATTGGGCTACGGTGAACCGAAAGAAACTCCTCAAACCCGTGATGATGGGGTAGATGGTATTGTGAAGTCCGATAAATTAGGTCTTGATGAGATATATATTCAGGCTAAAAGATGGTCTGATAATAAAGTGGGTGCAAGGGTAGTAAACGAATTTATTGGTGTCCTTACAAGAAAAGGTGCAAGCGTGGGTATTCTTATAACAACTTCTGATTTTACTCCGGATGCATTTAGGACAGTTGAGGAGGCTAAGGCAAGTGGTAAGAAGATAGTTCTTATTAACGGAGATAAATTGGCAACGCTCATGATAGAGCATAATGTAGGTGTCTATGTTAAAAGTGTCTATGAAATAAAGGACATTGACGAAAACTTCTTTGAGGAGGATTAA
- the sucD gene encoding succinate--CoA ligase subunit alpha, translated as MSILVNKDTRVVVQGITGKEGSFHALQCKAYGTKVVAGVTPGKGGQKVEDIPVFNTVEEAVKETGANCSLIFVPPAFAGDAIVEALDAGIELIVCITEGIPVKDMLMVKHYMLKNYPKAKLIGPNCPGVITPGEAKVGIMPGHIFRRGSIGIASRSGTLTYEASFQLTQYGLGQSTAVGIGGDPVHGLSHKDVIAMFNEDPETEAILMIGEIGGTAEEEAAEYIKAHVRKPVFAYIAGITAPPGRRMGHAGAIITGGKGTAQAKMQALREAGVHVIENPAFIGSTVQELLVRG; from the coding sequence ATGTCCATACTCGTCAACAAAGACACAAGGGTAGTAGTTCAGGGTATAACTGGAAAGGAAGGGTCTTTTCATGCCCTTCAGTGTAAAGCTTACGGCACTAAGGTAGTAGCAGGAGTCACTCCCGGCAAAGGTGGTCAGAAGGTGGAAGATATACCCGTTTTCAATACGGTGGAAGAGGCGGTAAAGGAGACAGGTGCTAACTGTTCCCTCATATTCGTCCCTCCAGCCTTTGCAGGAGATGCAATAGTGGAAGCTCTTGATGCAGGCATAGAGCTTATTGTTTGCATAACAGAGGGCATACCTGTCAAAGACATGCTTATGGTAAAACACTATATGCTCAAAAATTATCCAAAGGCGAAGCTTATAGGTCCAAACTGCCCGGGTGTAATAACTCCCGGAGAGGCAAAAGTAGGCATAATGCCTGGACACATCTTTAGACGCGGAAGCATAGGTATCGCCTCAAGGAGCGGAACGCTCACCTACGAGGCTTCCTTCCAGCTTACTCAGTATGGGCTTGGACAATCTACTGCGGTAGGTATAGGAGGAGACCCAGTGCATGGGCTTTCTCACAAGGATGTAATAGCCATGTTTAACGAAGACCCAGAAACGGAAGCCATTCTGATGATTGGTGAGATAGGCGGTACCGCGGAAGAAGAAGCAGCTGAATATATAAAGGCTCATGTAAGAAAGCCTGTTTTTGCCTATATTGCTGGCATTACCGCACCACCCGGCAGACGTATGGGACACGCAGGAGCCATAATAACAGGAGGTAAAGGAACAGCACAGGCTAAGATGCAAGCTCTGAGAGAAGCAGGTGTGCATGTCATAGAAAACCCCGCCTTTATCGGGAGTACGGTACAAGAACTTTTGGTAAGAGGATGA
- a CDS encoding ferredoxin codes for MALRTKVDPDTCTSCELCYDRVPEVYKNRGDGIAEVVSPGPDGWMLVPAELEQEVKEVTDECPSGSIITEEE; via the coding sequence ATGGCACTTAGAACTAAGGTTGATCCTGATACCTGCACTTCCTGTGAGCTTTGTTATGATAGAGTTCCAGAGGTTTACAAAAACAGAGGAGACGGCATAGCCGAGGTGGTAAGCCCCGGACCCGACGGCTGGATGCTCGTGCCTGCAGAGCTTGAGCAAGAAGTGAAGGAAGTTACAGATGAATGCCCCAGTGGTTCTATCATAACAGAGGAAGAATGA
- a CDS encoding ferredoxin has product MRILIDIDTCTACRLCYDTLPKVFADRGDGIPLVLPIKKGYDDHLKWAVREVMESCPSGSIQMEEVG; this is encoded by the coding sequence ATGAGGATCTTAATTGATATAGATACATGTACAGCCTGCAGGCTATGTTATGATACGCTTCCCAAGGTGTTTGCCGATAGAGGTGATGGTATACCATTAGTGTTACCTATAAAAAAGGGATATGATGATCATCTTAAATGGGCTGTACGAGAGGTGATGGAAAGCTGTCCTAGTGGTTCTATACAAATGGAAGAAGTTGGATAA
- a CDS encoding MBL fold metallo-hydrolase yields MDKILFLGTAGGRASTFRLLRRSGGFLLNLSGRWIHVDPGPGAFVYLHQMDFDPRDLDLVVLSHVHLDHSADVNSILESATDGGKRYHTALLAPRSVFEGEDRILLPYLRKRLAYEAFFEEGKIIKYMDVKVKAVMKHRHHNAETYALLFNDRILYVTCALFEEKMLEVYPKNVDIMIINTTLYSKRTYIEHLCVDDAIKLINGLKPKRAVLTHFGYEFLKHYDPQEVAKQVSIITQVETIAAFDGMEVYLH; encoded by the coding sequence TTGGATAAGATACTGTTTTTGGGAACAGCAGGAGGCAGAGCAAGTACTTTTAGGCTTCTTAGGAGATCGGGTGGCTTTTTGCTTAACCTATCAGGGAGGTGGATTCACGTTGATCCTGGTCCGGGAGCTTTTGTTTACCTTCACCAGATGGATTTTGATCCGAGAGATCTTGATCTTGTCGTACTCTCCCATGTACATCTTGATCATTCCGCTGATGTAAACTCCATCTTAGAGTCCGCAACGGATGGTGGGAAAAGGTATCATACAGCTTTGCTTGCACCGCGCTCTGTCTTTGAGGGAGAAGATAGGATACTTTTACCCTATTTGAGAAAAAGGTTAGCCTACGAAGCATTTTTTGAAGAGGGAAAAATTATAAAGTATATGGATGTAAAAGTGAAAGCGGTTATGAAACACAGGCATCACAATGCGGAAACTTACGCTTTGCTCTTTAACGATAGAATTCTTTACGTAACGTGCGCACTTTTTGAAGAGAAGATGTTGGAGGTTTACCCTAAAAATGTGGATATCATGATCATAAATACCACTCTTTACAGTAAAAGGACGTATATAGAGCATCTTTGTGTAGATGATGCTATTAAACTTATAAATGGTTTAAAGCCTAAAAGGGCTGTACTCACCCATTTTGGGTACGAATTTTTAAAGCACTATGATCCCCAAGAGGTTGCAAAGCAGGTTAGCATTATCACACAAGTTGAAACTATCGCTGCTTTTGATGGTATGGAGGTTTACCTTCATTGA